The Amblyomma americanum isolate KBUSLIRL-KWMA chromosome 5, ASM5285725v1, whole genome shotgun sequence genome window below encodes:
- the LOC144134088 gene encoding uncharacterized protein LOC144134088, producing the protein MAPRRLNHCFAPGCKTGYVHVKGAPKPSLFSVPKDEALRRLWVKNLHQADKPLEDTSAVCELHFEPRYVIRDYVHIIGGKEVRIPRGKPLLSSDAVPTILPNLPAYLTKKAVKERPARKRKSESCASPAKRRPCSNSDTTVSYTSAATIAEQGAPSSTEAGVEPDADAEFSCPLGQQEPMLLFHSLQVPSEQWTKHRFPGHDGVVYCTSVLTSRNEVCSEKVVMFFQSQTHSYYKVFVRGILLKESTLQTSGEAEDVLRATDSMSVCTGVMRLEDYEERYFTKNLKSHVVTLEQMYFSSNCLGQVAERGTQCVSCRYLKRALQIRRARVKRTDKKSGRSVVLKLRAAARRNKRLVVRLGDVENELAKLRGKNAAIQAEALEAQISKLPPRQQEAVRQCFAASKVKPNGLRYTKMWVLDCIIMKMKSPPTKF; encoded by the exons ATGGCACCACGCCGTTTGAACCACTGTTTTGCGCCCGGCTGTAAAACGGGCTATGTACATGTAAAAGGTGCCCCAAAGCCGTCGTTATTCAGCGTGCCCAAAGATGAAGCACTTCGAAGACTGTGGGTAAAAAACCTCCATCAAGCGGACAAGCCTCTCGAAGACACAAGTGCCGTGTGCGAACTACATTTTGAGCCGCGCTACGTAATTCGCGACTATGTACACATCATTGGTGGCAAGGAAGTGCGGATCCCACGTGGTAAGCCACTGCTTAGCAGTGATGCTgtgccaaccattcttccaaACCTACCCGCGTATTTGACGAAAAAAGCTGTGAAAGAGAGGCCTGCTCGTAAAAGGAAGTCAGAGAGTTGCGCGTCTCCGGCGAAGCGTAGACCGTGCTCGAACAGTGACACGACGGTGTCCTACACAAGCGCTGCAACGATTGCTGAGCAAGGCGCGCCCTCCTCGACGGAAGCAGGCGTGGAGCCGGACGCCGATGCAGAATTTTCATGCCCACTGGGTCAGCAGGAACCCATGCTGTTATTTCACAGTCTTCAGGTACCGTCGGAGCAGTGGACCAAGCACAGGTTTCCTGGACACGACGGTGTCGTGTACTGCACGTCTGTCTTGACATCAAGAAATGAGGTGTGCTCAGAAAAAGTGGTAATGTTCTTTCAGTCACAGACGCACAGTTACTACAAAGTGTTTGTGAGAGGAATTCTGCTAAAAGAAAGCACATTGCAAACAAGCGGGGAAGCAGAAGATGTGCTGAGAGCAACTGATTCCATGAGTGTTTGCACTGGAGTAATGCGACTTGAAGATTATGAAGAAAGGTATTTTACGAAGAACCTTAAATCCCACGTAGTGACCCTCGAGCAAATGTACTTCAGCAGCAATTGCCTGGGTCAGGTGGCTGAAAGAG GTACGCAGTGTGTGTCTTGCCGCTACTTGAAACGAGCACTGCAGATCAGACGAGCGAGGGTCAAAAGAACTGATAAAAAGAGCGGCCGATCTGTTGTGCTTAAACTGCGAGCTGCAGCGAGAAGAAACAAGAGGCTAGTTGTTCGCCTAGGAGATGTGGAAAATGAACTTGCTAAATTGAGAGGGAAAAATGCTGCCATTCAAGCAGAAGCATTAGAAGCACAGATCTCAAAACTGCCCCCCAGGCAGCAGGAAGCTGTTCGACAGTGCTTCGCAGCTTCAAAAGTGAAACCTAATGGTCTACGCTACACGAAAATGTGGGTCCTGGACTGCATAATAATGAAGATGAAAAGTCCTC CGACAAAGTTCTGA